The following proteins come from a genomic window of Chrysiogenia bacterium:
- a CDS encoding GNAT family N-acetyltransferase — translation MADLDIKDFESQIIVRELQDSDAPEVVELGRKCYPGQEPWTEKHVRSWVANYPKGQIGIEYDGKIVACCASVLLQYEENLPWYDWRKVSDNGFIRNHNPKGDTLYGIEIMVDPEFRGLKLARRLYNERKRIAREANAKQIIVGGRIPGYHEHAKEMSAREYVEKVMDRSLHDQVLTTQIGNGFVLQRLIPDYLPTDWESCGYATFLKWTNLDWVEDPSRMQQTVAPVRICAVQFQMRWIDTFEEFAQQCEFFVDVGSDYKSDFVLFPELFTNQLMAICETKDPAQAVREVAKYTPEYLDLMSHLAIKYAVNIVGGSHLTVENEKLYNIAYLFHRDGRIDKQYKIHITPSEKRWWGVHPGDEVEVFDTDRGPISILICYDIEFPELARIATGKGANIIFVPFNTDTREGYLRVRYCAQARCVENEIYVAVAGCTGNLPHVANVDIHYAQSAIFTPSDISFNRDGIAAECTPNIETVVIGDVDTAASRRHRGQGTVRNWLDRRTDLYKVMYSEEDGDHEV, via the coding sequence ATGGCCGATTTGGACATCAAGGATTTTGAATCGCAGATCATCGTGCGTGAGCTGCAAGACAGCGATGCGCCCGAGGTCGTCGAGCTTGGACGCAAGTGCTATCCGGGCCAGGAGCCCTGGACGGAGAAACACGTTCGAAGCTGGGTCGCCAACTATCCCAAGGGGCAGATCGGAATCGAATACGACGGCAAGATCGTCGCCTGCTGCGCCAGTGTGCTGCTCCAATACGAAGAAAACCTTCCCTGGTACGACTGGCGCAAGGTCTCCGACAACGGATTCATCCGCAATCACAATCCCAAGGGCGACACCCTCTACGGGATCGAGATCATGGTCGACCCCGAGTTCCGCGGTCTCAAGCTGGCGCGGCGCCTCTATAACGAGCGCAAGCGCATCGCCCGCGAAGCCAATGCCAAGCAGATCATCGTGGGCGGCCGCATTCCCGGCTACCACGAGCATGCCAAGGAGATGAGCGCCCGCGAGTATGTCGAGAAGGTCATGGATCGCTCGCTCCACGATCAGGTGCTCACCACGCAGATCGGCAACGGCTTTGTTCTGCAGCGCCTGATTCCCGACTACCTGCCAACCGACTGGGAGTCCTGCGGCTACGCGACCTTTTTGAAATGGACGAACCTCGACTGGGTCGAAGACCCCAGCCGCATGCAACAGACGGTAGCGCCGGTGCGCATCTGCGCGGTGCAGTTCCAGATGCGCTGGATCGATACCTTCGAAGAGTTTGCCCAGCAGTGTGAGTTCTTCGTCGACGTGGGAAGCGACTACAAGAGCGACTTCGTGCTCTTCCCCGAGCTCTTCACCAACCAGCTCATGGCCATCTGCGAGACCAAGGACCCCGCCCAGGCCGTGCGCGAGGTGGCGAAATACACGCCCGAGTATCTGGACCTGATGAGCCACCTGGCCATCAAGTACGCCGTGAACATCGTCGGCGGCTCACACCTGACCGTGGAAAACGAGAAGCTCTACAACATCGCCTATCTCTTCCACCGCGACGGGCGCATCGACAAGCAATACAAGATCCACATCACCCCGTCGGAAAAACGCTGGTGGGGCGTGCATCCGGGCGACGAGGTCGAGGTCTTCGACACCGACCGCGGCCCGATCTCGATTCTCATCTGCTACGACATCGAGTTTCCCGAACTCGCGCGCATCGCCACCGGCAAGGGGGCGAACATCATCTTCGTGCCCTTCAACACCGACACGCGCGAGGGCTACCTGCGCGTTCGCTACTGCGCCCAGGCCCGTTGCGTGGAGAACGAGATCTACGTTGCCGTCGCCGGCTGCACGGGCAACCTGCCCCACGTCGCCAACGTGGACATCCACTACGCCCAGTCGGCGATCTTCACGCCCAGCGATATTTCCTTCAACCGCGACGGGATTGCTGCCGAGTGCACGCCCAACATCGAGACCGTCGTCATCGGCGACGTCGATACGGCCGCGTCCCGCCGCCACCGCGGCCAGGGGACTGTCAGGAATTGGCTGGATCGCCGGACGGATCTCTACAAGGTGATGTATTCAGAAGAAGACGGGGATCACGAGGTCTGA
- a CDS encoding RNA methyltransferase, which produces QPVPAGIVEDLRRAQSPGGRAQLGCCVIEGLRLHERALRAGCVLRTVVATQAFLESDDLRADALVAALFEAGCKPFVVSRETLAEFTGGRGGGEVVGLLEIPKASSLEDLAATGGVLLAAVDVEDPGNVGALSRTALASGAAGFLTCGVSDPWHPKALRTSMGSLFKIPVLQVPYADELIAELSHAGVRTLAAVSAEGTPLPKVARGEGALCVLMGSEAFGLADGIAGAASECVTIPMSAEADSYSVNAAAGILLYELIGRG; this is translated from the coding sequence CAGCCAGTTCCCGCCGGCATTGTCGAAGACCTGCGCCGGGCGCAAAGCCCCGGCGGCCGCGCGCAGCTTGGTTGCTGCGTGATCGAGGGCCTGCGCCTGCATGAGCGGGCGCTGCGTGCCGGATGCGTGCTGCGCACAGTGGTGGCCACGCAGGCTTTTCTTGAAAGTGATGACCTGCGCGCCGACGCGTTGGTGGCCGCGCTCTTTGAAGCGGGCTGCAAGCCCTTTGTCGTGAGTCGCGAGACCCTGGCCGAGTTTACCGGCGGGCGCGGCGGCGGCGAAGTGGTCGGCCTGCTGGAAATCCCGAAGGCGTCCTCGCTCGAAGATCTCGCTGCAACCGGCGGCGTACTGCTGGCGGCCGTGGACGTCGAAGACCCCGGCAACGTGGGAGCGCTCTCGCGCACGGCCCTGGCCTCGGGGGCGGCGGGATTTCTCACCTGCGGGGTAAGCGATCCCTGGCACCCCAAGGCGCTGCGTACCTCGATGGGCTCGCTCTTCAAAATCCCCGTGCTGCAAGTTCCCTATGCCGACGAGCTGATCGCCGAGCTTTCCCACGCCGGCGTTCGCACGCTCGCTGCGGTGAGTGCGGAGGGCACACCGTTGCCGAAGGTGGCCCGGGGAGAGGGCGCTCTGTGCGTGCTCATGGGCTCGGAGGCCTTCGGGCTTGCCGACGGCATTGCCGGCGCCGCCAGCGAATGCGTGACCATCCCGATGAGTGCCGAGGCCGATTCCTACTCAGTCAACGCGGCAGCCGGGATTCTGCTGTATGAGCTGATCGGTCGGGGCTGA